Proteins found in one Miscanthus floridulus cultivar M001 chromosome 4, ASM1932011v1, whole genome shotgun sequence genomic segment:
- the LOC136551353 gene encoding poly [ADP-ribose] polymerase 1-like: MPPSRGIEAPVSGYMFGKGLYFADLVSKSAQYCNVDRNNPVGLMLLSEVALGDMNELKKATYMDKPPRGKHSTKGLGKTVPLESEFVKWRDDVVVPCGKPVPSAIRNSELMYNEYIVYNTPQVKMQFLLKVRFHHKR; encoded by the exons ATGCCGCCGTCTAGGGGCATTGAGGCACCTGTTTCAGGCTATATG TTTGGCAAAGGCCTCTACTTTGCAGATTTAGTAAGCAAGAGCGCACAATACTGTAATGTGGATAGGAATAATCCTGTAGGTTTGATGCTTCTTTCTGAGGTTGCTTTAGGAGACATGAATGAACTAAAGAAAGCCACG TACATGGACAAACCTCCTAGGGGGAAGCATTCGACCAAAGGCTTAGGCAAAACTGTGCCACTGGAGTCAGAGTTTGTGAAGTGGAGGGATGATGTCGTCGTTCCCTGTGGCAAGCCAGTGCCATCAGCAATTAGGAACTCTGAACTCATGTACAATGAGTACATCGTCTACAACACACCCCAG GTGAAGATGCAGTTCTTGCTGAAGGTGCGTTTCCATCACAAGAGGTGA
- the LOC136551352 gene encoding adenylate kinase isoenzyme 6 homolog — translation MAAGSGGGSRRARPNVLVTGTPGTGKTTTCSLLADAAGLRHVNIGDLVREKSLHDGWDDDLECHVINEDLVCDELEDMMEEGGILVDHHGCDFFPERWFDLVVVLQTDNSILHDRLTGRGYTGSKLTNNIECEIFQVLLEEARECYREDIVMPLRSDNVEDISRNVGALTDWINNWRPS, via the exons ATGGCcgcagggagcggcggcggctcgCGGCGCGCGCGTCCGAACGTGCTAGTGACGGGGACGCCGGGGACGGGGAAAACGACGACGTGCTCCCTCCTCGCCGACGCAGCAGGCCTCCGCCACGTCAACATCGGCGACCTCGTGCGCGAGAAGAGCCTCCACGACGGCTGGGACGACGACCTCGAGTGCCATGTCATCAACGAGGACCTG GTCTGCGACGAGCTTGAGgacatgatggaagaaggtggtATACTAGTAGATCACCACGGATGTGATTTCTTTCCAGAACGTTGGTTTGACCTCGTAGTTGTGCTCCAGACTGACAACTCAATTCTGCATGATCGCCTGACCGGCAG AGGTTATACGGGTTCCAAGCTCACGAACAACATAGAGTGCGAAATCTTCCAAGTGCTCCTCGAGGAGGCGAGGGAGTGCTACAGAGAGGACATCGTGATGCCATTGCGAAGTGACAACGTGGAGGATATTAGTAGGAACGTGGGTGCATTGACAGACTGGATAAACAATTGGAGACCTAGTTGA